A genomic region of Leptolyngbyaceae cyanobacterium contains the following coding sequences:
- a CDS encoding NAD(P)/FAD-dependent oxidoreductase, with product MPNFDIIVIGSGIGGLTAAALLARYGKKVLVCESHAIPGGAAHSFSRQGFHFDSGPSFYCGLNHPKSLNPLRQVLQVLGEKIETIAYDPLGHYHFPEGTFPVYSNSEKYREAVAKITPQGAIELARFESRLLSLYDALRDIHTLALRADFQIVPVLLTRYLPSLLKLLPQLGIVQNSVGNILDREVKDPWVKRLIDLECFLLSGLKASGTIAPEVAFMLGERTNIGVDYPVGGSGAIVEALVRGLQRYGGELKLNAHVEQILLESGKVIGVHLKNGEIIKAPIAISNATIWDTYTKLLKLEDLPSTYRQQSLQTPAVESFMHLHLGIRADGLENLTGHHVVVHDANRDIAEPGNTCMISIPSVWDKNLAPPGHHVVHAYTLEPYESWQRDDKYQEKKIMRSRSLFRALEKIIPDIRDRIILELIGTPLTHAYYLRRYQGTYGPSIPAGQGTFPGPRTPISGLYRVGDSTMPGIGVPAVAASGILCANTLVSPQQTAQLLDLL from the coding sequence ATGCCAAATTTCGACATTATTGTTATCGGTAGCGGGATCGGCGGTTTAACCGCAGCAGCTTTACTCGCACGTTACGGCAAAAAAGTATTAGTTTGCGAAAGTCACGCTATCCCTGGTGGTGCGGCGCATAGTTTCTCTCGTCAAGGCTTTCATTTTGATTCTGGCCCATCATTTTATTGCGGTTTAAATCATCCCAAAAGTCTCAATCCTTTGCGGCAAGTGCTGCAAGTTTTAGGTGAAAAAATCGAAACGATCGCCTACGATCCTTTGGGGCATTATCATTTTCCGGAAGGTACTTTTCCCGTTTATAGTAATTCGGAAAAATATCGAGAAGCCGTAGCAAAAATTACGCCTCAAGGTGCGATCGAACTAGCACGTTTTGAAAGTCGTCTATTATCGCTTTACGATGCCCTCCGAGATATCCATACTCTTGCTTTAAGAGCAGATTTCCAAATCGTTCCCGTCTTATTAACTCGTTATTTGCCATCTTTATTAAAGTTATTACCTCAGCTAGGAATAGTACAGAATTCTGTCGGTAATATATTGGATCGAGAAGTAAAAGACCCTTGGGTGAAAAGATTAATCGATTTAGAATGTTTTTTACTTTCTGGTTTAAAAGCAAGCGGTACAATTGCGCCAGAAGTTGCTTTTATGTTGGGAGAACGTACTAATATTGGGGTTGATTATCCGGTTGGTGGCAGTGGGGCAATTGTCGAGGCTTTGGTGAGGGGTTTGCAGCGTTATGGCGGGGAATTAAAGTTAAATGCTCATGTCGAACAAATCTTATTAGAATCGGGTAAAGTCATCGGTGTACATTTAAAAAATGGGGAAATTATTAAAGCACCGATCGCGATTTCTAATGCGACGATCTGGGATACTTATACTAAATTATTGAAACTAGAAGATTTACCCTCTACTTATCGGCAGCAATCTTTACAAACTCCGGCGGTTGAAAGTTTCATGCACTTGCATTTGGGTATTCGTGCTGATGGTTTGGAAAATCTCACCGGACATCACGTAGTCGTTCATGATGCTAATCGAGATATTGCGGAACCTGGTAATACTTGCATGATTTCCATTCCTTCGGTGTGGGATAAAAATCTCGCGCCACCCGGACATCATGTGGTTCACGCTTATACTTTAGAGCCTTACGAAAGTTGGCAAAGAGATGATAAATATCAAGAGAAGAAAATAATGCGATCGCGATCTCTATTTCGCGCCTTAGAAAAAATCATTCCCGACATTCGCGATCGCATTATCTTAGAACTAATCGGCACACCTCTAACCCACGCCTACTACTTGCGCCGCTATCAAGGAACTTATGGCCCATCCATTCCCGCAGGTCAAGGCACGTTTCCCGGCCCACGAACCCCCATTTCCGGGCTATATCGCGTAGGAGATAGCACTATGCCCGGAATTGGCGTTCCTGCGGTTGCTGCCTCCGGGATTCTCTGCGCTAATACTTTAGTATCGCCTCAACAGACCGCTCAGTTGTTAGACTTGTTGTAA
- a CDS encoding glutathione peroxidase: MSQTVSDIVVKTINGDEKNLGEYAGKVLLIVNVASYCGYTPQYAGLEKLNQKYKDSGLRVLGFPCNDFGAQEPGTNAEIANFCTKNYGVTFEMFDKVSAIGDKQHPLYEKLTKAVNPPGNVSWNFEKFLISKTGEIVARFGSSVKPDSPELLDAIARELAK; this comes from the coding sequence ATGAGTCAAACTGTTTCAGACATAGTAGTAAAAACTATCAACGGTGACGAAAAGAATTTGGGTGAATATGCAGGAAAAGTCCTGCTAATTGTGAATGTGGCTTCCTATTGCGGCTACACGCCCCAATATGCCGGACTAGAGAAATTAAACCAAAAATACAAAGATTCCGGTCTAAGGGTGTTAGGATTTCCCTGTAATGATTTCGGCGCACAAGAACCTGGTACTAATGCGGAAATTGCCAACTTCTGTACTAAAAATTACGGCGTCACTTTTGAAATGTTTGATAAGGTCAGCGCGATTGGAGATAAGCAACATCCTCTTTACGAGAAACTTACTAAAGCAGTTAATCCGCCGGGAAACGTATCGTGGAATTTTGAAAAATTCTTGATTAGCAAGACAGGCGAAATAGTGGCACGCTTTGGCAGTAGTGTCAAGCCAGATTCACCGGAATTGCTCGATGCGATCGCGCGAGAATTAGCTAAATAG
- a CDS encoding DUF3616 domain-containing protein yields the protein MTEKTTPIQQILLRFQHNSTEYREDLSSIVLTPNNNLWLASDETASIERLSGDEPGKFDTHQTFKLADFIKLPGDPDEEIDIEGLDYEDRYLWLIGSHSVRRDKPKDKLTYAENLSNLATLKQSDNRYLLARIPLVGDQLFSECPHPENPDVKLTAATLKTTKKGNLLTEALTDDPHIGPFLSMNLPAKENGFDIEGLAVYKDKIFLGLRGPVLRGWAILIELSVKEKNATTLRLRKQGDGDKRYKKYFVDLNGLGIRELCVDGKDLLILAGPTMDLDGPVKLYRLENGVDLPESTLLKPKPILDIPFGKGEDHAEGITFFSREENHKSLLVVYDSPAKERLQGEDAILADVFSLQN from the coding sequence ATGACAGAAAAAACCACCCCAATTCAACAAATTTTACTCAGATTTCAACATAATTCAACTGAATATCGCGAAGATTTATCATCCATTGTCCTCACCCCAAATAATAATTTGTGGTTGGCATCAGATGAAACAGCTTCGATTGAACGACTATCCGGTGATGAACCAGGTAAATTTGACACCCATCAAACATTTAAACTGGCAGATTTTATTAAACTACCCGGCGATCCAGATGAAGAAATAGACATTGAAGGATTAGATTATGAAGATCGTTACCTTTGGTTAATCGGTTCTCATAGCGTGAGAAGAGATAAGCCGAAAGATAAACTTACTTATGCTGAAAATTTGAGTAATTTGGCTACTCTTAAACAGAGTGATAATCGCTATTTATTGGCACGAATTCCTTTAGTAGGAGACCAATTATTTAGCGAGTGTCCACATCCAGAAAATCCCGATGTAAAACTTACAGCAGCAACTTTAAAAACAACTAAAAAAGGCAATTTACTCACCGAAGCTTTGACAGACGATCCTCATATCGGCCCGTTTTTATCGATGAATTTGCCTGCCAAAGAAAATGGCTTTGATATTGAGGGATTAGCCGTTTATAAGGATAAGATTTTTCTGGGATTGCGGGGGCCAGTATTGCGCGGTTGGGCGATCCTGATCGAACTTTCAGTAAAAGAAAAAAATGCTACTACTTTAAGGTTGAGAAAACAAGGAGACGGAGACAAGCGCTATAAAAAGTATTTTGTTGACCTTAATGGGTTGGGAATTCGGGAACTTTGTGTTGATGGAAAAGATTTATTAATTTTGGCAGGGCCAACAATGGATTTAGATGGCCCTGTTAAGCTTTACCGATTAGAAAATGGGGTAGATTTGCCAGAAAGCACCTTATTAAAACCCAAACCAATTCTCGATATTCCTTTTGGTAAAGGTGAAGATCATGCTGAGGGAATCACCTTTTTCTCGCGAGAAGAAAACCATAAGTCTTTACTAGTGGTTTATGATTCTCCAGCGAAGGAAAGGCTTCAGGGAGAAGATGCTATTTTAGCTGATGTATTCTCTCTTCAGAATTAA
- a CDS encoding DUF2809 domain-containing protein encodes MTSPFFYKHHFFKYRVTLFLSIIPIFIVGLSSEFYTGPGRQWFNNYFGDFLYQIFLILLISFFCPKMSPLRVALGVFIFNSAIEFFQLWQPPSLQAIRHTLFGRLFLGYSFVWEDFLYYAIGCTLGFILVHNLKAKARRNLHRASTYEK; translated from the coding sequence ATGACATCACCATTTTTTTACAAACATCATTTTTTCAAATATCGAGTAACCCTCTTCCTTAGTATTATCCCCATTTTCATTGTGGGTTTGTCCAGCGAATTTTATACTGGGCCAGGACGCCAGTGGTTTAATAATTATTTTGGCGATTTCTTATACCAAATTTTTTTGATTTTGCTAATTAGTTTTTTCTGCCCTAAAATGTCTCCGCTTCGCGTAGCTTTAGGAGTTTTCATTTTCAATAGTGCGATCGAATTTTTTCAACTATGGCAACCTCCTTCTTTGCAAGCTATTCGTCATACTTTATTTGGGCGCTTATTCCTGGGTTATTCTTTTGTTTGGGAAGATTTTCTTTACTATGCAATAGGATGTACTTTAGGCTTCATTTTGGTGCATAATCTAAAAGCTAAAGCACGGCGAAACTTGCACCGTGCTTCTACTTATGAAAAATAA
- a CDS encoding regulatory protein RecX: MANCKDYFLRLLARRDYSTYELGKKGREKGFDETEISETINELQEKDYQSDSRLVLSLISSSQGKYGKAAIKRKCLEKGIPSNLFEQLWQEQVEKSDEGETTDLGNLKTKVMRKYQIDTFHKMEPKTKTKLLNYLNYRGFNSFEILQQWQREEDD; the protein is encoded by the coding sequence ATGGCTAATTGTAAAGACTATTTCTTGAGGCTGTTGGCTCGCAGAGACTATAGTACATATGAGTTGGGAAAAAAAGGACGAGAAAAGGGTTTTGACGAAACAGAAATTAGTGAAACTATTAACGAACTACAAGAAAAAGATTATCAATCGGATTCTCGTTTAGTACTTAGCCTCATTTCTTCATCTCAAGGCAAGTACGGTAAAGCTGCCATTAAACGTAAATGTCTGGAAAAGGGAATTCCCAGTAACTTATTTGAGCAGTTATGGCAAGAGCAAGTTGAAAAAAGCGACGAAGGAGAAACCACCGATCTGGGAAACTTAAAAACTAAAGTAATGCGAAAATACCAAATCGATACTTTTCACAAGATGGAGCCAAAAACCAAAACAAAGTTATTGAATTACCTAAACTATAGAGGTTTTAATAGCTTTGAAATTTTACAACAATGGCAACGGGAAGAAGATGATTAA
- a CDS encoding globin family protein: MNLNVEILQKSIKAIKPETEDFAISFYENLFTDYPQFQPLFARTNMNQQRKHLVRALILIVENIRDAETVKDAVKPLGSRHVNYGVLHEHYPLFCATLLKTFEQYMKDEWTPELQATWSQAFEEISRLMLEGTVNPT; encoded by the coding sequence ATGAATTTAAACGTCGAAATTTTGCAAAAAAGTATTAAAGCCATCAAACCAGAAACCGAAGATTTTGCTATTTCATTTTATGAAAACTTATTTACTGACTATCCTCAATTTCAACCTTTGTTTGCTCGTACTAATATGAATCAACAACGTAAGCATTTGGTAAGAGCATTAATATTAATCGTAGAAAATATCCGGGATGCCGAAACAGTTAAAGATGCGGTCAAACCTTTAGGATCGCGTCATGTAAATTATGGCGTACTACACGAACATTATCCTCTATTCTGTGCGACATTGCTAAAAACTTTTGAACAGTATATGAAAGATGAATGGACGCCAGAATTACAAGCAACTTGGTCGCAAGCTTTTGAAGAAATTTCTCGGCTTATGTTAGAAGGGACAGTAAACCCAACCTAA
- a CDS encoding thioredoxin family protein — MATNSPNSPLVSEENSTSSLSKRIGNLSIVIVGVLLAVSLFFGTRTQTDTATLTQLAENSTPLEVALSNGKPTMMEFYANWCVACQVMAKDMSELKEQYADRLNFVMLNVDNSKWLPEIERYRVDGIPHFVFFNKDGNAIAQTIGEQPRTIMAANLEALVTDQPLPNAISTGQTSKFKPPVVPIERSSDDPRSHGSQVVNK, encoded by the coding sequence ATGGCTACCAATTCACCAAATTCTCCTTTAGTATCTGAGGAAAACTCAACTTCCTCGCTTAGTAAGCGGATCGGAAATTTATCGATCGTTATAGTCGGAGTTTTGCTGGCGGTTTCTCTCTTTTTTGGGACGCGAACTCAAACAGATACCGCTACCCTTACCCAGTTAGCGGAAAATTCCACTCCTCTGGAGGTAGCCCTTAGCAACGGCAAACCAACTATGATGGAGTTTTACGCCAATTGGTGTGTTGCTTGTCAAGTGATGGCGAAAGATATGAGCGAACTGAAAGAGCAATACGCCGATCGACTGAATTTTGTCATGCTGAATGTGGATAACAGCAAATGGCTACCAGAAATTGAGCGTTATCGAGTGGATGGAATTCCTCATTTTGTATTTTTTAACAAAGACGGGAATGCGATCGCGCAAACCATTGGCGAACAACCACGCACTATCATGGCAGCAAACTTAGAAGCTTTAGTTACTGACCAACCACTGCCTAACGCCATTTCCACCGGACAAACTTCCAAATTTAAACCACCCGTAGTCCCGATCGAGCGTAGTTCAGACGATCCGCGATCTCATGGTTCTCAGGTGGTAAACAAATAA
- a CDS encoding tellurite resistance TerB C-terminal domain-containing protein, whose amino-acid sequence MLKNRWLLASVAFSVSFMISLVVNRDIKTALVTGVIAVPAIFCGVIAVNIQQRIRKKRIINILERQIIRLEEWGEDLYEYLLAMAAEQQRREINLNSLKRQINQIYIQISEQQKYKYQLNQELIKLSEQKRKLEAEVHHWETQLYHLEQRREELDLSLRSLASEKHNAEVKLSSLQTEIQLLEFQIYGQSSAESEPEATAEPQPQFEIVFDEQPSQSTDDEWQEFISQLTNSELEVLKAILQEENPNPTIKKIAETYITMPELLVDAINQRAIATIGDIIIEPGSVPPIISEDEYLIKLKEKLSFVDERI is encoded by the coding sequence ATGTTAAAAAATCGGTGGCTGCTGGCTTCAGTTGCCTTCAGTGTAAGTTTCATGATTAGCCTGGTTGTTAACCGAGACATCAAGACAGCATTGGTCACGGGAGTAATTGCTGTACCTGCTATTTTTTGTGGAGTAATTGCTGTTAACATCCAGCAAAGAATCAGAAAAAAAAGAATTATAAATATTTTGGAAAGACAAATTATTCGCTTAGAAGAATGGGGAGAAGATCTGTATGAATATCTATTAGCGATGGCTGCCGAACAACAGAGAAGAGAAATTAATCTCAATTCTCTAAAAAGACAAATTAACCAGATTTATATTCAAATTTCAGAACAACAAAAGTATAAGTATCAGCTAAACCAAGAATTAATCAAATTGAGCGAACAAAAGCGAAAACTAGAAGCAGAAGTACACCATTGGGAAACTCAACTTTATCACCTAGAACAACGAAGAGAAGAGTTAGATTTGTCTTTGCGATCGCTTGCTTCAGAAAAACACAATGCAGAAGTTAAACTAAGTTCTTTACAGACGGAAATACAGCTTTTAGAATTCCAAATTTACGGACAATCGAGCGCGGAATCCGAACCGGAAGCAACAGCAGAACCACAACCACAATTTGAGATCGTATTTGACGAACAGCCATCTCAATCTACTGATGACGAATGGCAAGAATTCATCTCCCAATTAACGAATTCTGAGTTAGAAGTACTCAAAGCAATCTTACAAGAAGAAAATCCCAACCCAACTATTAAAAAAATTGCCGAAACCTACATTACCATGCCAGAACTCTTAGTAGACGCCATCAACCAACGTGCCATCGCTACCATCGGCGATATCATTATCGAGCCTGGTTCAGTTCCCCCCATCATATCTGAAGATGAGTATTTAATAAAGCTAAAAGAAAAGCTTTCTTTTGTGGATGAAAGGATTTAA
- a CDS encoding ATP-binding protein, translating into MTKLKIPKRVSTSLLSSLSAGVVPRVGLEHIAVGREKELSALLQDLENIGAGGAAFRFVVGRYGSGKSFTLQLLRNHAMEQGFVVADVDISAERRLAGTEGQGVATYRELMRNIATKTHPNGGALGLILEKWISSIQTKVAETSGMRPNDEGFDDQVETSILAAVKNIEGLVHGFDFAAVITNYWRGYRLDDKDKKDAAMRWLRGEFATKTEAKAALGVRVIIDDESWYDYVKLFAKFAADIGYKGLLVLFDEAVHLWKISNAVSRQNNYDKLLAMFNDTMQGRAEHLGIIIGGTPKFLEDPKRGLFNDPAWTRRTAQSRFVKAGFQDNSGPVIQLESLTPQEILQLLQRLADVHAVHYSTEKKLAKSELQEFMQEIVNRLGANALLTPGEIVRDFLSVLNILQQNPATSFNQLIHGNNLPLTSKEKKAKVDEEDEFAEFTL; encoded by the coding sequence ATGACAAAACTAAAAATTCCTAAAAGAGTTTCTACCAGCTTACTCAGTTCCTTAAGCGCAGGAGTTGTCCCCAGAGTCGGACTAGAACATATTGCCGTCGGTCGAGAAAAAGAACTTAGCGCACTTTTGCAAGATTTAGAAAACATCGGGGCAGGCGGTGCAGCATTTCGTTTCGTGGTAGGGCGCTACGGTTCTGGTAAAAGTTTTACCCTGCAACTGCTTCGCAACCACGCTATGGAACAAGGTTTTGTAGTAGCTGATGTTGACATTTCTGCCGAACGGCGACTTGCCGGAACAGAAGGACAAGGGGTAGCAACCTATCGAGAATTAATGCGAAATATCGCTACTAAAACACACCCCAACGGAGGTGCTTTAGGGCTAATTTTAGAAAAATGGATCAGCAGCATTCAAACCAAAGTTGCTGAAACCAGCGGAATGCGTCCCAACGATGAAGGTTTTGACGACCAAGTAGAAACAAGTATTTTAGCAGCAGTTAAAAATATTGAAGGTTTAGTACATGGATTTGATTTTGCTGCCGTGATTACTAACTATTGGCGCGGTTACCGATTAGATGATAAAGATAAAAAAGATGCGGCAATGCGTTGGTTACGCGGAGAGTTCGCTACCAAAACCGAAGCAAAAGCAGCCTTGGGAGTGCGAGTAATCATTGATGATGAAAGCTGGTACGATTACGTTAAATTATTTGCCAAATTTGCTGCTGATATTGGCTATAAAGGTTTACTAGTATTATTTGATGAAGCCGTCCACTTATGGAAAATCAGCAATGCAGTTTCTCGCCAAAATAACTATGACAAATTGCTGGCTATGTTTAACGATACCATGCAGGGTAGAGCAGAACATTTAGGGATTATTATTGGTGGAACACCTAAATTTTTAGAAGATCCCAAACGAGGACTTTTTAACGACCCAGCTTGGACTAGACGCACCGCCCAAAGTCGATTTGTGAAAGCAGGTTTTCAGGATAATTCTGGCCCAGTAATTCAATTAGAAAGTTTAACTCCTCAAGAAATATTGCAGCTTTTGCAAAGGTTAGCTGATGTTCATGCTGTTCACTACAGTACAGAAAAAAAACTCGCCAAAAGCGAACTTCAGGAATTTATGCAAGAAATTGTTAACCGCTTGGGTGCGAATGCGTTACTCACTCCCGGTGAAATCGTGCGAGATTTCTTGAGTGTTTTGAATATCCTGCAACAAAATCCAGCAACTTCTTTTAATCAACTTATTCATGGTAATAATTTACCGCTGACATCGAAAGAGAAAAAAGCGAAAGTTGATGAAGAAGACGAGTTTGCTGAATTCACTTTGTAA
- a CDS encoding SDR family oxidoreductase, whose product MKVAIVGCGYVGYSVARYWHQELGFFVTATTTTPEKVSQLETIAQKVVVLRGNDSASLKSVLEDRDTVLLSVGAKNANSYEETYLHTAETLVSVLKETPHIQQVIYTGTYSVYGDKNGEWVDESSPLTPANENGHILARTEEVLRSASNQNTKICILRLGGIYGPGRELVKIFDRASGKPRPGNGQDITNWIHLDDIVGAIEFARKHRLEGVYNLVDDAHLTSRELLDRVFTKHNLPNVIWDESQKSNRPYNAKVSNEKIKKAGYQLIHPQMIF is encoded by the coding sequence ATGAAAGTTGCGATCGTTGGTTGTGGTTATGTTGGCTATTCAGTCGCCCGGTACTGGCATCAAGAATTAGGATTTTTTGTTACCGCAACCACTACTACACCGGAAAAAGTTTCGCAGTTAGAAACTATTGCCCAAAAAGTTGTAGTACTGAGGGGAAATGACTCGGCAAGTCTAAAATCAGTGCTGGAAGATCGGGATACCGTATTGTTAAGCGTAGGTGCTAAAAATGCTAATTCATACGAAGAAACTTATCTACATACTGCGGAAACTTTAGTTTCTGTGTTGAAAGAAACTCCCCACATTCAACAAGTAATTTACACGGGGACTTATTCCGTATACGGGGATAAAAATGGGGAGTGGGTAGATGAATCTTCGCCTTTGACACCGGCCAACGAAAACGGGCATATTCTCGCCCGGACTGAGGAGGTATTGCGATCGGCATCCAATCAAAACACGAAAATTTGTATTCTTAGATTAGGCGGCATTTATGGCCCGGGTCGAGAATTGGTCAAAATATTCGATCGCGCATCTGGCAAACCTCGTCCCGGCAACGGTCAGGATATCACAAATTGGATTCATCTGGATGATATTGTGGGTGCGATCGAATTTGCCAGAAAACACCGATTGGAAGGCGTGTATAACTTAGTTGACGATGCACATCTGACGAGTCGAGAACTACTCGATCGAGTATTTACCAAACACAATTTACCAAATGTTATATGGGATGAATCGCAAAAAAGTAACCGCCCCTATAATGCAAAGGTATCGAATGAAAAGATTAAAAAGGCAGGTTATCAGTTAATTCATCCCCAAATGATTTTTTAA
- a CDS encoding NIL domain-containing protein encodes MKKRVKLTFPKRAIQMPVTYRLAKDFNVAANIIRAQVAPNQVGKLVVELSGDIDELDAAIEWMRSQDIAVSLASREILIDEDICVHCGLCTGVCPTEALSLEPQNFKLTFTRSRCIVCEQCIPTCPVQAISTNL; translated from the coding sequence ATGAAAAAACGAGTAAAGTTGACTTTTCCCAAACGGGCGATTCAAATGCCAGTTACTTATCGACTGGCGAAAGATTTTAACGTAGCTGCCAATATTATTCGCGCTCAAGTGGCACCGAATCAAGTCGGTAAATTGGTAGTTGAGTTGTCGGGCGATATTGATGAGTTGGATGCGGCAATAGAATGGATGCGATCGCAAGATATCGCCGTTTCTTTAGCGAGTCGGGAAATTTTGATCGACGAAGATATCTGCGTTCACTGCGGTTTGTGTACGGGTGTTTGTCCCACCGAAGCACTTAGTTTAGAACCGCAAAATTTTAAGCTGACGTTTACGCGATCGCGCTGCATTGTTTGCGAACAATGTATTCCCACTTGTCCCGTACAAGCAATTTCTACTAATTTGTAA